A single Myxococcus virescens DNA region contains:
- a CDS encoding cell wall protein — protein sequence MRTASPARPTETSQPVRAKPPPAAAPTARACAVIGCKRPHRSQGYCAAHYQKRRLMMATGRLHASWVEDAAPHSIPEVILPRGRRPKADAAPATPAPTAPPSPRMWVRKKGAAGVDGASGQGAPTPAGQPPLASERERATATAQRWASEFRSRTRRA from the coding sequence ATGCGCACGGCGAGCCCCGCGCGACCGACAGAGACTTCCCAGCCCGTCCGTGCGAAACCACCGCCGGCAGCCGCGCCCACGGCCCGGGCCTGTGCCGTCATCGGCTGCAAGCGCCCCCACCGCAGCCAGGGCTACTGCGCCGCCCACTACCAGAAGCGGCGCCTCATGATGGCCACGGGCCGCCTGCACGCCTCGTGGGTGGAGGACGCCGCGCCCCACAGCATCCCTGAAGTCATTCTCCCGCGCGGGCGCAGGCCCAAGGCCGACGCCGCGCCAGCCACGCCGGCCCCGACCGCCCCCCCTTCCCCACGCATGTGGGTGCGGAAGAAGGGGGCAGCAGGCGTGGACGGCGCCTCCGGCCAAGGGGCGCCAACGCCTGCCGGGCAGCCGCCCCTCGCCTCGGAGCGCGAGCGCGCCACGGCCACCGCC